In Terriglobus sp. TAA 43, a single window of DNA contains:
- a CDS encoding pyridoxal phosphate-dependent aminotransferase: MDLKNFASAQQYFSRRSFMRNAGIASAAAAAMPSFAKAMSQQAAAQAPVDGPNGRQRGGMRMPMAADTVIISSNENPLGPAPVALEAIGAAAKKGGRYDREYSSAMTKAISDQFQLKPGYVRVYPGSGGPLDLALYSNIGPDKPLVVGDPSYEQGFRAAATCKAKCHMIPLDKTTYKYDVKAMLAADPKPGAYYIVNPNNPTGTITPKEDIAWLVKNKPAGSVVIVDEAYHHFSNQDSVLDLVAQDQDIIVLRTFSKIYGMAGVRAGFAFGRPDLLARFENVTVNNRQIGSISLTSASAAAASLTDPNLVPLRRKINRDVLDDTLAFLQKNNYTFVPGAQANMFMVDVKRPGMEVQKMMMQEKVAIGRVWPIMPTYVRVTVGTPDEMKKFQVAFHKVMNEPTVAHAMLHEYDIPHELDRA; encoded by the coding sequence ATGGATTTGAAGAACTTCGCTTCCGCCCAGCAGTACTTTTCCCGTCGTTCGTTCATGCGTAACGCGGGTATCGCATCGGCTGCAGCTGCAGCGATGCCGTCCTTTGCAAAAGCCATGAGCCAGCAGGCTGCCGCACAGGCTCCGGTAGATGGCCCGAACGGCCGTCAGCGTGGTGGCATGCGCATGCCGATGGCTGCTGACACCGTCATCATTTCCTCTAACGAGAATCCGCTTGGACCGGCTCCCGTCGCGTTGGAAGCGATCGGTGCTGCTGCCAAGAAGGGTGGCCGCTATGACCGTGAATACTCTTCTGCAATGACGAAGGCCATCAGCGATCAGTTCCAGCTCAAGCCCGGTTACGTTCGCGTGTACCCAGGTTCGGGTGGTCCGCTGGATCTCGCACTGTATTCCAACATCGGTCCGGATAAGCCGCTCGTTGTGGGCGATCCTTCGTATGAGCAGGGCTTCCGCGCTGCAGCGACTTGTAAAGCCAAGTGTCATATGATCCCGCTCGACAAGACGACTTACAAGTATGACGTGAAGGCGATGCTCGCTGCCGACCCCAAGCCCGGCGCCTACTACATCGTGAATCCCAACAATCCCACCGGCACCATCACTCCGAAGGAAGACATCGCCTGGCTGGTAAAGAACAAGCCTGCGGGTTCCGTCGTGATCGTGGATGAGGCCTACCACCACTTCTCCAATCAGGATTCGGTACTCGATCTGGTCGCGCAGGATCAGGACATTATCGTGCTGCGCACGTTCTCCAAGATCTACGGTATGGCTGGCGTTCGCGCAGGCTTCGCCTTCGGTCGTCCTGACCTGCTGGCACGCTTCGAGAATGTCACCGTTAACAATCGCCAGATTGGTTCCATCTCGCTGACCTCGGCCTCCGCTGCCGCAGCCAGCCTGACCGATCCGAACCTGGTGCCGCTGCGTCGCAAGATCAACCGCGACGTACTGGACGACACCCTGGCGTTCCTCCAGAAGAACAACTACACCTTTGTACCGGGTGCCCAGGCCAATATGTTCATGGTGGACGTGAAGCGGCCGGGTATGGAAGTGCAGAAGATGATGATGCAGGAGAAGGTGGCGATCGGTCGTGTATGGCCCATCATGCCTACTTACGTTCGCGTCACCGTTGGCACACCGGACGAGATGAAGAAGTTCCAGGTGGCGTTCCACAAGGTGATGAACGAACCGACAGTCGCGCATGCGATGCTGCATGAGTACGACATTCCGCACGAGCTTGATCGTGCGTAA
- a CDS encoding transporter: protein MTRNRVFATSVRTEARLAFLTTALAISLFVSCAGAQQVGHYIGGFTGLDNGTSAPPGFYAAGFGLVEPVSSIKGPNGNTVLKPDINVGGAIAAYSYISQKKILGGEYGVAFMVPVLNTRFNSNLFDKSAQSAGVSDILFEPVNLGWAKGAANYTLNYAFYAPTGDFDPSSPLNPGLGFWEHQVSGGMSISLDKKKLWNASALTIWEFNHSKLGEDLKPGPIFNGEYSFGHRFFKYQMNAGFVGYASQKLSADTGSAVSPLTRGYRDRGFGAGGEWKFTDIKHRLAYDVRFEQQYGMQLRTSGRIVVFSITYLKLTPPRPSK from the coding sequence TTGACGAGGAATAGGGTATTTGCAACGAGCGTGCGTACAGAAGCGCGCCTCGCATTCCTGACCACTGCCTTGGCGATTTCGCTCTTTGTGTCATGTGCCGGGGCGCAGCAGGTCGGCCACTACATCGGTGGGTTTACTGGCCTGGACAATGGCACATCCGCGCCCCCGGGATTTTATGCGGCGGGATTCGGGCTTGTAGAACCGGTGAGCAGCATCAAGGGGCCCAATGGCAATACCGTGTTGAAGCCGGACATTAATGTGGGCGGAGCGATTGCTGCGTATAGCTATATATCGCAGAAGAAAATATTGGGCGGCGAGTATGGCGTGGCCTTCATGGTGCCCGTGCTCAATACTCGCTTCAACTCGAACTTGTTTGATAAATCGGCGCAGTCGGCCGGTGTCTCCGATATCTTGTTTGAGCCAGTGAACCTTGGATGGGCGAAGGGTGCTGCAAACTACACGCTGAACTATGCCTTTTATGCACCCACGGGAGACTTTGATCCAAGTTCCCCGCTGAATCCAGGACTGGGCTTCTGGGAGCATCAGGTTTCGGGCGGCATGTCTATCAGTCTGGATAAGAAGAAACTGTGGAATGCATCTGCGCTTACCATCTGGGAATTCAATCATTCGAAGCTGGGTGAAGATTTAAAGCCTGGGCCGATTTTCAATGGCGAATATAGTTTTGGCCATCGGTTTTTCAAGTACCAGATGAATGCTGGATTCGTTGGCTACGCTTCGCAGAAACTATCGGCTGATACGGGGTCTGCGGTGAGTCCTCTGACGCGAGGCTATCGCGATCGTGGATTCGGTGCGGGGGGTGAATGGAAGTTCACTGATATCAAACACCGCCTAGCTTATGACGTCCGCTTTGAACAGCAGTATGGCATGCAGCTACGAACATCCGGACGTATTGTCGTTTTCAGCATCACGTATCTCAAACTGACACCGCCAAGACCTTCCAAGTAG
- a CDS encoding alpha-L-fucosidase, producing the protein MMRWKSVVAAGCVAALSVCAQAQLEGSRIDTASVNHPVKAIQDTETPAQRDARMAWWRDARFGMFIHWGLYSIPAGTWNGKQIPGIGEWIMNNASIPVADYKALASQFNPTGFNAHDIVALAKAAGMKYIVITSKHHDGFAMFDSKADPFNIVAATPFHRDPLKELAEECRKQGVKLGFYYSQSQDWTAPGGGASMRPGHDPKTHHWDKAQDGSFDEYLHKKAIPQLTELLTNYKDYPVVVWFDTPGDAMTPERSAEIVKLLNKYPKLIWNNRLGGKYQGDTETPEQFIPPQGYPGRDWESCMTMNDTWGYKSYDNNFKSTETLVRNLVDIASKGGNYLLNIGPDSHGIVPSAEVERLQQVGKWMSVNGEAIYGTSPTLFGPEAGSFSKTEINEKTKQPKWIPSWEWRSTTKADKVYIEIFKWPGTTLHLDKMPRKVTGAYLLATKKPLTFKQNGDSVDVTLPANAIDPIASVVVLKTAK; encoded by the coding sequence ATGATGCGTTGGAAGTCAGTGGTTGCAGCGGGATGTGTAGCAGCTTTGAGTGTGTGTGCACAGGCACAGCTTGAAGGATCGCGAATCGACACCGCAAGTGTGAACCATCCTGTAAAGGCCATCCAGGACACGGAAACGCCCGCACAACGCGATGCACGCATGGCATGGTGGCGCGACGCACGCTTCGGCATGTTTATTCACTGGGGCCTATACTCCATCCCCGCAGGCACGTGGAATGGCAAACAGATTCCCGGCATTGGCGAATGGATCATGAACAACGCCAGCATCCCGGTAGCTGATTACAAGGCGCTCGCGTCACAATTCAATCCCACGGGCTTCAACGCACACGACATCGTCGCGCTGGCAAAAGCCGCAGGCATGAAATACATCGTCATCACATCAAAGCATCATGATGGCTTCGCGATGTTCGACTCCAAGGCCGATCCCTTCAACATCGTTGCCGCCACTCCATTCCATCGCGATCCATTGAAAGAACTCGCAGAAGAGTGCCGCAAGCAGGGTGTGAAGCTCGGCTTCTATTATTCGCAGTCGCAGGACTGGACAGCGCCCGGTGGTGGAGCGTCGATGCGTCCCGGACACGACCCCAAGACACATCATTGGGACAAGGCGCAGGATGGCAGCTTTGATGAATACCTGCACAAGAAAGCCATTCCGCAGTTGACGGAACTGCTGACGAATTACAAGGACTATCCCGTAGTTGTGTGGTTTGACACTCCTGGAGATGCGATGACGCCGGAGCGTTCCGCGGAGATCGTTAAGCTTCTTAACAAATACCCGAAACTGATCTGGAACAACCGCCTTGGAGGAAAGTATCAAGGTGATACGGAAACACCCGAACAGTTCATTCCGCCGCAGGGATATCCCGGTCGCGACTGGGAATCGTGCATGACCATGAACGACACATGGGGCTACAAGTCGTACGACAACAACTTCAAGTCCACCGAAACGCTGGTGCGCAATCTGGTCGATATCGCCAGCAAGGGCGGCAATTACCTGCTGAACATTGGACCAGACTCGCATGGCATTGTTCCTTCTGCAGAAGTAGAACGCCTGCAACAAGTGGGCAAGTGGATGAGCGTGAATGGCGAAGCCATCTATGGCACCTCGCCCACACTCTTCGGGCCGGAAGCAGGTAGCTTCAGCAAAACGGAGATCAACGAGAAGACCAAGCAGCCCAAGTGGATTCCGTCGTGGGAATGGCGCTCTACCACCAAGGCTGACAAGGTCTACATAGAAATCTTCAAGTGGCCCGGCACCACGCTGCACCTGGACAAGATGCCGCGCAAGGTCACTGGCGCCTATCTGCTTGCGACGAAGAAGCCGCTCACGTTCAAGCAGAACGGTGACTCGGTGGACGTGACACTACCAGCGAACGCAATCGACCCGATCGCAAGTGTCGTGGTGTTGAAGACAGCGAAGTAA
- a CDS encoding VWA domain-containing protein, with translation MPRALKYLAAFIVMPLLAQKPSTDTPTLKTAARLVLVDVVVTDHNGKVVHGLKATDFRLTEDNAPQVPRNFEEHVAGSSDQVARIQMPPGMFTNFTTTPPDNVTNILLIDRLNTDQIDQVHLHRQLVTFLKGATNGTRIGIFVLGSQLSMLQGPITDLTKLRAVMQSARTRETILKPDQLHDSFADQMENMGASPAVVASLRQFEAQTNANQLDLRVKLTLAAMNQLGRYLSGLPGRKNLVWLSGSFPLNVFPSSIQLPDNPFVTMANYESELRKTTSLLAQAQVAVYPVGAAGLRVSPVFEAENNKSYANRLHSSQPSRAAIDNSDFQATIVAENDTMNQMAESTGGRAFHDTNGLAEAVASALTDGADYYTLTYTPTNTKTDGGYRKIKLQLANSAYTLRYRRGYFASSTNVAAQTSAAMLGATSLGAPEPTEIFLKSAVFPASAGNPEEAEAAPHNLLAANVAGPFQRYTIDTIVNPTDLAFEHGDDDNVRASFDVAVLVYSAEGVLMNHLINQLHASATQQELQKDMQQGIQFHEEISVPAKGDYFLRIVVHDVATDKMGAIEVPIDSVRTLTPLHAAEK, from the coding sequence ATGCCGCGCGCGCTCAAATACCTTGCAGCATTTATTGTCATGCCTCTACTGGCGCAGAAGCCTTCCACTGACACGCCAACTCTAAAGACAGCAGCACGACTTGTTCTGGTCGACGTTGTGGTTACCGATCACAACGGCAAGGTGGTTCATGGCCTGAAGGCAACGGATTTTCGCCTGACGGAAGACAATGCGCCACAGGTGCCACGTAACTTTGAAGAACACGTCGCTGGTTCATCGGATCAGGTGGCCAGGATTCAGATGCCCCCCGGCATGTTCACAAACTTCACGACGACACCGCCGGATAACGTAACCAACATCCTGCTGATTGACCGCCTCAATACCGATCAGATCGATCAAGTCCATCTGCACCGGCAATTAGTGACGTTTCTGAAAGGGGCCACTAACGGCACGCGCATCGGCATTTTCGTTCTCGGATCGCAGCTTTCCATGTTGCAGGGACCTATAACGGACCTGACAAAACTGCGCGCCGTGATGCAGTCCGCTAGAACAAGGGAAACAATCCTGAAGCCCGACCAACTGCACGACTCCTTTGCTGACCAGATGGAGAATATGGGTGCATCTCCGGCGGTCGTGGCATCACTGCGACAGTTTGAAGCTCAAACGAATGCGAATCAGTTGGATCTTCGCGTGAAGTTGACACTGGCAGCTATGAACCAGTTGGGCCGCTATCTCTCTGGCCTACCAGGACGTAAGAATCTGGTATGGCTCTCGGGCTCGTTCCCACTGAATGTCTTTCCCAGCAGTATTCAGTTACCCGACAATCCCTTCGTTACCATGGCAAACTACGAATCCGAACTTCGTAAGACAACCAGTCTGCTGGCGCAGGCACAGGTCGCAGTCTACCCAGTGGGTGCCGCTGGGCTGCGTGTATCACCTGTCTTTGAAGCAGAGAACAACAAGAGCTATGCGAATCGCTTGCATAGCTCTCAACCCAGCCGCGCTGCAATCGATAATTCGGATTTTCAGGCGACCATTGTTGCCGAAAACGACACGATGAACCAAATGGCAGAATCCACCGGAGGACGGGCCTTTCACGACACGAATGGTCTTGCCGAGGCTGTCGCTTCCGCGCTCACAGATGGCGCCGATTACTACACGCTGACGTACACCCCGACGAATACAAAGACTGATGGTGGCTATCGCAAGATCAAGCTACAGCTTGCGAATTCCGCCTACACGTTGCGTTACCGGCGTGGCTACTTTGCGTCATCTACCAACGTTGCGGCACAAACTTCTGCGGCCATGCTTGGAGCAACTTCACTTGGTGCACCTGAACCGACGGAGATATTCCTGAAGTCGGCGGTCTTCCCGGCTAGTGCAGGCAATCCGGAAGAAGCTGAGGCAGCTCCCCACAATCTTCTGGCAGCCAATGTTGCCGGCCCATTCCAGCGCTACACGATCGACACCATTGTGAACCCCACTGACTTGGCGTTCGAACACGGCGACGACGATAACGTCCGCGCCAGCTTTGATGTTGCCGTGCTTGTATACAGTGCCGAGGGCGTGTTGATGAATCACTTGATCAACCAGCTTCACGCGTCTGCCACGCAGCAGGAGTTGCAGAAGGACATGCAGCAGGGGATCCAGTTTCACGAGGAGATCAGTGTTCCCGCCAAGGGAGATTATTTTCTGCGCATTGTGGTGCATGACGTCGCAACGGACAAGATGGGCGCGATCGAAGTACCAATCGATAGCGTCCGCACACTTACTCCGTTACATGCTGCGGAAAAATAA
- a CDS encoding esterase family protein: MHREYHVDYSQSLGRSMEWLVFGQDGLPVIVFPTSRGRFYEFEDQGMVGALESKINRGQIQLWCADSVNHESWFSDGAEGSWCVARHLQYEHHILDELLPYIRTRNRNKMLAAMGCSFGGFHSMSMALRHPDKINAALSMGGAFDVGRFLHGYYCDDLYFTLPMDFLPNLHDHWYLDRYRHNTYILATGHHDQYWNDNERLAAIMRNKDVPVRLDVWGDNTGHDWPWWRRMVQTYV, translated from the coding sequence ATGCACCGCGAATACCACGTCGACTACTCCCAGTCCCTGGGGCGTTCCATGGAGTGGCTGGTCTTTGGGCAGGATGGTTTGCCGGTGATTGTTTTTCCTACCTCCCGTGGCCGGTTTTACGAATTTGAAGATCAGGGAATGGTAGGTGCGCTGGAGAGCAAGATCAATCGCGGCCAAATTCAACTATGGTGCGCTGATTCGGTCAACCACGAGAGCTGGTTTTCCGACGGTGCTGAGGGAAGTTGGTGTGTTGCACGGCATCTGCAGTATGAGCATCACATTTTGGACGAACTGCTTCCGTACATCCGGACGCGCAATCGGAACAAGATGCTGGCGGCGATGGGATGCTCCTTCGGCGGGTTTCACAGCATGAGCATGGCTCTGCGCCATCCGGACAAGATCAATGCGGCGCTGTCCATGGGCGGTGCGTTTGATGTTGGTCGCTTCCTCCACGGCTACTATTGCGACGACCTGTACTTCACGCTGCCTATGGATTTTCTTCCAAACCTGCACGATCACTGGTATCTGGATCGCTATCGTCACAACACTTATATTCTGGCGACAGGACACCACGACCAGTACTGGAATGACAATGAGCGCCTGGCAGCAATCATGCGTAACAAGGACGTTCCTGTGCGGTTGGATGTGTGGGGAGACAACACGGGGCACGACTGGCCGTGGTGGCGCCGGATGGTGCAAACCTACGTCTGA
- the rpsP gene encoding 30S ribosomal protein S16 has product MIRLARVGARKQPYYRIVVIEKDRARNGRSIEVVGTYNPRTEPATVSLKRDRIDYWTGVGAQMSDIVAKLVKNAPATEAVAA; this is encoded by the coding sequence ATGATTCGTTTGGCGCGCGTTGGAGCGCGTAAGCAGCCCTACTACCGCATCGTTGTGATCGAAAAGGACCGCGCCCGCAATGGCCGTTCCATCGAAGTGGTTGGTACCTACAACCCGCGTACCGAACCCGCAACGGTCAGCCTGAAGCGCGACCGCATCGACTACTGGACCGGCGTTGGCGCCCAGATGTCGGATATTGTTGCGAAGCTCGTCAAGAACGCGCCGGCGACCGAAGCAGTGGCTGCTTAA
- a CDS encoding KH domain-containing protein, whose product MTDHSSPESVNHISELLTGIAKALVDHPENLRVESEAFESETVIRLFVHPDDLGKVIGKQGRTARSLRTILSAAGSKAQHRYSLDVQSE is encoded by the coding sequence ATGACGGACCATTCCTCCCCTGAATCTGTGAACCACATCTCTGAGCTTCTTACCGGGATTGCGAAAGCCCTAGTAGACCACCCGGAAAACCTGCGGGTAGAATCAGAAGCTTTTGAATCCGAAACCGTTATCCGCCTCTTCGTTCATCCAGACGATTTGGGCAAGGTCATAGGCAAGCAAGGGCGTACGGCAAGGTCGCTGCGAACCATCCTCAGCGCCGCCGGAAGTAAGGCACAGCATCGCTACAGCCTGGACGTGCAGTCGGAGTAA
- the rimM gene encoding ribosome maturation factor RimM (Essential for efficient processing of 16S rRNA) has product MAVEWSTLARVVRPQGRRGEVLADLKTDFPDHFRQYPNIFLRLPEGEPQPTVVEDSWLPTGRSAGRIVLKLRGVDSISDAEKLLNATIEISSDQRLTLTDGNYYVSDLIGCQMVHHGDMVGTVVDMHFPQDPTGKRIEDAAALFVVERANGDEVLIPFANAFVASIDTTARKIEMNLPDGLLEMNG; this is encoded by the coding sequence ATGGCAGTGGAATGGAGCACGCTCGCGCGCGTGGTACGTCCGCAGGGACGGCGAGGCGAAGTACTGGCCGACCTGAAAACGGACTTTCCGGATCATTTTCGCCAATATCCCAATATCTTCCTTCGCCTTCCAGAGGGTGAGCCTCAACCCACCGTGGTGGAAGACTCGTGGCTCCCCACGGGGCGAAGTGCTGGACGCATCGTGCTGAAACTGCGCGGTGTCGATTCCATTTCCGATGCCGAAAAACTACTGAATGCAACAATTGAAATATCTTCAGATCAGCGACTTACACTCACAGATGGAAACTATTACGTGAGCGATTTGATCGGCTGCCAGATGGTGCACCATGGCGATATGGTGGGCACCGTCGTTGACATGCACTTCCCGCAGGATCCCACTGGGAAGCGCATTGAAGATGCCGCGGCCCTCTTCGTGGTGGAGCGTGCCAATGGAGACGAAGTACTGATACCGTTCGCCAACGCCTTTGTCGCCAGCATTGACACAACGGCTCGCAAAATCGAAATGAACCTGCCGGATGGCCTGCTGGAGATGAACGGCTAG
- the trmD gene encoding tRNA (guanosine(37)-N1)-methyltransferase TrmD codes for MQVDIVTIFPAFLESTLRYGVVARALSAGIASVNCIDLRSFTHDRHRTVDDRPFGGGEGMVLKPEPLSEAIESLGITPKPNRDTQKESVVLLSAQGRPFTQSVAQELKSLDRLVLICGRYEGVDERVNALYCDREISIGDYVLSGGELGAAVIVDSVVRLLPGVLGNPDSAHYESFGHAHDSEQAEDAPPLAMSPSAGLLDYPHYTRPAEFRGITIPEVLAGGDHTAIRKWRRQQALRKTAANRPDLLETAALSPDDRRFLATLREN; via the coding sequence CTGCAAGTCGACATTGTGACGATCTTCCCTGCTTTCCTGGAAAGCACACTGCGTTATGGCGTGGTGGCGCGGGCACTGTCCGCCGGGATTGCCTCGGTAAACTGCATCGATCTGCGGAGCTTCACCCACGATCGGCATCGCACCGTAGATGACCGCCCCTTTGGCGGGGGCGAAGGGATGGTTTTAAAGCCAGAACCGCTAAGCGAAGCCATTGAATCCCTCGGCATTACCCCAAAGCCAAATCGCGACACGCAGAAAGAGTCCGTGGTCCTGCTCTCGGCCCAGGGTCGCCCATTCACCCAGTCTGTTGCCCAGGAACTGAAGTCTCTGGATCGCCTTGTGCTGATCTGCGGGCGTTACGAAGGCGTGGACGAACGCGTGAATGCGCTTTACTGCGACCGCGAAATCTCCATTGGCGATTACGTGCTTTCCGGCGGCGAACTGGGTGCGGCGGTCATCGTGGACTCGGTCGTCCGGTTGCTACCAGGCGTACTCGGTAATCCCGATTCCGCGCATTATGAAAGCTTCGGCCACGCGCATGACAGCGAACAGGCCGAAGACGCTCCGCCACTGGCCATGTCGCCTTCAGCGGGGCTTCTCGATTACCCGCACTACACGCGTCCCGCCGAGTTTCGCGGCATCACCATTCCCGAGGTTTTGGCAGGCGGCGACCACACCGCTATCCGCAAATGGCGTCGGCAGCAGGCATTGCGCAAAACGGCCGCGAATCGACCGGATCTTCTGGAAACTGCGGCTCTATCACCGGACGACAGGCGATTCCTCGCAACATTGCGTGAGAATTGA
- the rplS gene encoding 50S ribosomal protein L19, translating into MSIHPIMQKLAAKLERTDLPEFAPGDTVRVQVKIKEGDKERLQAFEGMCIARKNGPQGSFTVRKMSFGQGVERIFPFNSKVVDKVEKIRSYEVRRAKLFYLRGLRGKAARLREVARTNA; encoded by the coding sequence ATGTCCATTCATCCCATCATGCAGAAGCTCGCAGCTAAGCTGGAGCGTACCGACCTTCCGGAGTTTGCGCCGGGTGACACCGTTCGCGTGCAGGTCAAGATCAAAGAAGGCGACAAAGAGCGTCTTCAGGCGTTTGAGGGCATGTGCATCGCTCGCAAGAACGGACCTCAGGGGTCCTTTACCGTCCGTAAGATGAGCTTCGGTCAGGGTGTTGAGCGTATCTTCCCCTTCAACTCGAAGGTTGTCGACAAGGTTGAGAAGATTCGTTCGTACGAAGTGCGTCGCGCCAAGCTGTTCTACCTGCGCGGTCTGCGTGGCAAGGCTGCCCGTCTGCGCGAGGTTGCACGCACCAACGCGTAA
- the pruA gene encoding L-glutamate gamma-semialdehyde dehydrogenase, with amino-acid sequence MATNAIPTVREPQAPLKTFVNEAFQNFTDSDVKANMQEALRLVEGELGKEYPLILGGERVYAAEKIVSTNPAKPAQKIGVHQEAELAHVEQAVAAGEKAFKTWSRVPVQQRVQLLLDISMLVQQRKNELCAWLTYEVGKNWAEADADVAECIDFLEFYAREALKLDRATTPIQFPGEKNTLRYIPVGVGAVIPPWNFPLAIMAGMTMAAVVSGNTVVLKPSPDAGTIASRFFALLEEAGMPEGVVNLCQGTGDRVGAALVANPKIRFIAFTGSKKVGLIVHETAAKTQPGQHFIKRTILEMGGKDAILVDADADIDAAVEGVVASAFGFSGQKCSACSRAVVDARIYDVFCDRLVERVEKIKVGDPVENFAMGPVVNKIAFDRVLNAIETGKTEGRLLTGGEAFANETGGYYVKPTVFADIAPNARIAQEEIFGPVLAVIKSQNFDEALDIVNGTEYGLTGAIYSMSRERLDRAAKEFHVGNLYLNRKCTGAMVGAHPFGGFNMSGTDSKAGGGDYLLLFTQAKSIAEKQGVIDESDQMSKPNGI; translated from the coding sequence ATGGCAACGAATGCAATTCCCACCGTGCGCGAGCCTCAGGCTCCGCTGAAGACCTTCGTCAATGAGGCTTTCCAGAACTTCACAGACTCCGATGTGAAGGCAAACATGCAGGAAGCGCTGCGCCTGGTGGAAGGTGAACTGGGTAAGGAGTACCCGCTCATCCTCGGCGGTGAACGAGTGTATGCCGCGGAGAAGATTGTCTCTACTAATCCCGCGAAGCCCGCGCAGAAAATTGGCGTCCACCAGGAAGCAGAGCTGGCGCATGTGGAGCAGGCTGTTGCTGCTGGTGAGAAGGCGTTCAAGACGTGGAGCCGCGTGCCGGTACAGCAGCGTGTCCAGTTGTTGCTGGATATTTCGATGCTGGTACAGCAGCGCAAGAACGAACTCTGCGCATGGTTGACGTATGAGGTCGGCAAGAACTGGGCTGAGGCAGATGCCGACGTGGCCGAGTGCATCGACTTTTTGGAGTTTTACGCGCGCGAGGCGCTGAAGCTGGACCGCGCAACCACGCCCATCCAGTTTCCTGGAGAGAAGAACACGCTGCGTTACATTCCGGTGGGTGTTGGAGCGGTGATTCCACCGTGGAACTTCCCGCTGGCCATCATGGCTGGCATGACCATGGCTGCTGTCGTCAGCGGCAACACCGTGGTGCTGAAGCCCTCGCCCGATGCGGGCACCATCGCTTCACGCTTCTTTGCGTTGCTGGAAGAGGCGGGCATGCCGGAAGGCGTGGTGAACCTATGTCAGGGCACGGGCGACCGCGTTGGCGCCGCTCTCGTTGCTAACCCGAAGATTCGCTTCATCGCCTTTACCGGCTCGAAGAAGGTGGGGCTCATCGTGCATGAGACCGCCGCGAAGACGCAGCCAGGACAGCACTTCATCAAGCGCACGATTCTGGAGATGGGTGGCAAGGACGCCATTCTCGTCGATGCGGATGCGGACATCGACGCAGCGGTAGAAGGCGTTGTGGCCAGCGCATTCGGCTTCAGCGGCCAAAAGTGTTCGGCGTGTTCGCGCGCGGTGGTGGATGCTCGTATTTACGACGTTTTCTGCGACCGTCTCGTGGAACGCGTGGAGAAGATCAAAGTTGGCGATCCGGTAGAGAACTTCGCAATGGGCCCGGTTGTGAACAAGATCGCGTTTGATCGCGTGTTGAATGCCATTGAGACCGGCAAGACGGAAGGCCGGCTACTGACTGGTGGCGAGGCGTTTGCGAACGAAACAGGTGGCTATTATGTGAAGCCGACCGTATTTGCGGACATTGCCCCGAACGCACGCATTGCGCAGGAAGAGATCTTCGGACCTGTGCTGGCGGTGATCAAGTCTCAGAACTTTGATGAAGCGCTGGATATCGTCAACGGCACAGAATACGGCCTAACTGGCGCGATCTACTCCATGTCGCGCGAGCGGCTGGACCGCGCTGCAAAGGAATTCCACGTAGGCAACCTGTACCTGAATCGCAAGTGCACCGGAGCCATGGTGGGCGCGCATCCGTTCGGCGGATTCAACATGAGCGGAACAGATTCCAAGGCGGGTGGAGGCGATTACCTTCTTCTATTCACGCAGGCGAAGTCGATTGCGGAGAAGCAGGGTGTCATTGACGAGTCAGACCAGATGTCGAAGCCAAACGGCATTTAG